In Candida dubliniensis CD36 chromosome 6, complete sequence, the following are encoded in one genomic region:
- a CDS encoding peroxin, putative (Similar to S. cerevisiae PEX7;~In S. cerevisiae: peroxisomal signal receptor for the N-terminal nonapeptide signal (PTS2) of peroxisomal matrix proteins), translated as MLSFRTKGYNGYGIQYSPFFDNKLAVATAANYGLVGNGRLFILNIEPNGTVSNQVSWETQDGLFDLAWSEVHENQAVVASGDGTLKLFDLTVPNFPVMNWKEHSREVFCVNWNLVDKTNFVSGSWDGNIKLWSPNRPQSLLTLNSHVIDYSTRVAPNTSSASVPLSHQPAHQPQSQQQQVNTANCIYSAQFSPHSPSMIVSCNGGSQVQVWDIRSPNPLQLKFTAHGGLEALSVDWNKYKSTVIASGGTDKSVRIWDLRSITKIDQPIAQSPMASGHIRGPTPLNELIGHEFAVRRVQWSPHNPKELMSTSYDMTARIWSDESDERARFLNSRVGGLKGVFGKHKEFVIGSDYSLWGEPGWAATTGWDEMVYIWDSKRL; from the coding sequence ATGCTTTCGTTTAGAACCAAAGGATATAATGGTTATGGGATTCAATATTCTCCATTTTTTGACAATAAGCTAGCGGTGGCAACAGCAGCAAACTATGGATTAGTTGGTAATGGGagattatttatattaaatataGAACCAAATGGAACTGTGTCTAATCAAGTATCATGGGAAACACAGGATGGATTATTCGATCTAGCATGGAGTGAGGTTCACGAAAATCAAGCAGTAGTAGCTTCAGGAGACGGTACTttaaaattgtttgatttaacTGTTCCTAATTTCCCAGTCATGAATTGGAAAGAACATTCAAGAGAGGTTTTTTGTGTCAATTGGAATCTTGTGGATAAGACAAATTTCGTGAGTGGGAGCTGGGATggaaatatcaaattatgGTCACCTAATAGACCACAATCATTATTGACATTAAATTCGCATGTTATTGATTATTCGACACGAGTTGCACCCAACACAAGTTCAGCGTCTGTACCATTATCGCATCAACCAGCACATCAGCCACAGtcacaacagcaacaggTGAATACGGCCAATTGCATTTACTCAGCCCAATTTTCTCCACATTCTCCTTCCATGATAGTCAGCTGTAATGGTGGGTCACAAGTACAAGTCTGGGATATTCGTAGTCCGAATCCATTGCAATTGAAGTTTACCGCTCATGGTGGATTGGAAGCATTATCAGTAGATTGGAATAAATACAAGTCTACTGTGATTGCATCAGGAGGAACTGATAAATCTGTGAGAATATGGGATTTGCGatcaattacaaaaattgaCCAACCTATAGCTCAATCACCAATGGCAAGTGGACATATACGTGGTCCAACGCCATTAAACGAATTAATAGGCCATGAATTTGCTGTAAGAAGAGTACAATGGTCACCTCATAATCCAAAAGAGTTAATGTCTACTTCCTACGATATGACAGCAAGAATATGGAGCGATGAGCTGGATGAACGTGCAAGATTCTTGAATTCACGAGTTGGTGGGTTGAAAGGGGTATTTGGAAAACATAAAGAGTTTGTTATAGGTAGTGACTACAGTTTATGGGGAGAACCTGGTTGGGCAGCAACTACGGGTTGGGATGAAATGGTTTATATATGGGATTCTAAACGATTATAA
- a CDS encoding mitochondrial intermembrane space cysteine motif protein, putative (Similar to S. cerevisiae MIC17) produces the protein MPRQRRSAPAPRQQTRSAHTAAAPAHHAPPQTYPSAHPAQPVQTQSSQPGLFGQMASTAAGVAVGSTIGHTLGAGITGLFGGSSSSAPAEAPAQQQQVAAYQQQQTQEQAKHCDADARNFTRCLEDNGGNMQICDYYLQQLKACQEASRQY, from the coding sequence ATGCCTAGACAAAGAAGATCTGCTCCAGCTCCAAGACAACAAACTAGATCAGCACATACTGCTGCTGCTCCAGCTCACCATGCTCCACCACAAACTTATCCATCTGCTCATCCAGCTCAACCAGTACAAACTCAATCCAGTCAACCAGGTTTGTTTGGACAAATGGCTTCCACTGCTGCTGGTGTGGCCGTTGGTTCTACTATTGGACACACTTTAGGTGCTGGTATCACCGGTTTATTTGGtggttcttcttcatctgcTCCAGCTGAAGCTCCagctcaacaacaacaagttgCCGcttaccaacaacaacaaactcAAGAACAAGCTAAGCATTGTGATGCTGATGCCAGAAATTTCACTAGATGTTTAGAAGACAATGGTGGTAACATGCAAATTTGTGATTACTatttacaacaattgaagGCATGTCAAGAAGCTTCAAGACAATATTAA
- a CDS encoding uncharacterized protein (conserved hypothetical protein;~possibly fungus-conserved), whose amino-acid sequence MIRNSIKSIKFNPIVVSRTTRFVHSSSRTFAKGDSSTIDSYRLPSQTSINEWEFKYDFIPKTSEPKVPPLTKEAVKQDIAHEKAKSVEREMFAKESNSSIKVEANDAKVVHGGESVTAEPVLKEDTGSAPIDVSKPNINSTKPKKSANHEKYVQSSINPDINSGNVVNLSEGEVDHKTESVDKQSPVVEDIEHDNLTNQGETKKESSGAGLGIFALLGLGGAGYYYYSSTSKE is encoded by the coding sequence ATGATtagaaattcaattaaatcaatcaagttcaatccaattgttgtttcaagaacaacaagatttGTTCATTCTTCATCAAGAACTTTCGCTAAAGGTGATTCATCAACCATTGACTCATATAGATTACCTTCACAAACATCTATTAATGAATGGGAGTTTAAATATGATTTCATTCCTAAAACTTCTGAACCAAAAGTTCCACCATTGACTAAAGAAGCCGTTAAACAAGATATTGCTCATGAAAAAGCCAAATCAGTGGAAAGAGAAATGTTTGCTAAGGAAagtaattcttcaattaaagTTGAAGCTAATGATGCTAAAGTGGTACATGGAGGTGAAAGTGTTACTGCTGAACCGGTTTTGAAAGAAGATACCGGTAGTGCTCCAATTGATGTTTCTAAACCAAATATTAATTCTACTAAACCAAAGAAATCGGCTAATCATGAAAAATACGTtcaatcatcaattaatccCGATATCAATTCTGGTAATGTTGTTAATTTGAGTGAAGGTGAAGTTGATCATAAGACTGAGTCTGTTGATAAACAAAGTCCTGTTGTGGAAGATATTGAACATGATAATTTGACCAATCAAGGTGAAACTAAGAAAGAATCAAGTGGTGCTGGATTAGGTATCTTTGCTTTGTTAGGTTTAGGTGGTGCAGgttactattactattcaTCTACTTCAAAAGAGTAA
- a CDS encoding uncharacterized protein (conserved hypothetical protein;~possibly fungus-conserved), whose protein sequence is MITVILTLIAKHVAGVTFDPHHHHHHHMHSNSITSLSITPTLVARDATEDSMPTLSTGEPTLSITHIPVSNNPYVYVSNLPSNLVFIVIGAIFGAILLSIILYRITTHFKYNRQAMNEKETYYTNLNEILNYKSPYSRNSSILDLNNNTDLSTSSTSSNQGRSYRDSILGNNKPIMKKTPSTSRNSMFISPTMDFKTFELPLYQKQHNASSASLILRYNNNNNNNNNNTDSSTIVSTAFDEKSRITTTTVADGNESSINGSTINGSFLDGGKLAPPKRVVRAPSLYLEDLLNDKSKEDKEEGV, encoded by the coding sequence ATGATCACTGTAATTCTTACACTTATAGCGAAACACGTTGCAGGAGTCACTTTTGATCctcaccaccaccaccatcatcatatGCATTCCAATAGTATAACTTCACTATCAATAACACCAACTTTAGTGGCTCGAGATGCCACTGAAGATTCGATGCCAACTTTATCAACTGGTGAACCAACACTTTCTATAACTCATATACCAGTCCTGAATAATCCATACGTATATGTTTCAAATTTACCTTCCAATTTGGTGTTCATTGTTATTGGAGCCATTTTCGGAGCCATTTTGTTACTGATTATATTATATCGAATAACCACTCATTTTAAATATAATCGGCAAGCTatgaatgaaaaagaaacttaTTACAccaatttaaatgaaatattgaattacaAAAGTCCTTATTCaagaaattcttcaattttggacctcaacaataatacagatttatcaacatcgtcaacatcatcaaatcAAGGTCGTTCTTATCGTGATAGTATTTTAGGAAATAATAAaccaataatgaaaaaaaccCCTTCAACTTCAAGAAATTCCATGTTTATTAGTCCAACAATGGATTTTAAAACATTTGAATTGCCATTAtatcaaaaacaacatAATGCTTCCCTGGCATCATTGATATTACGatacaataataataataataataataataataatactgaTAGTAGTACTATTGTTTCCACTGCATTTGATGAGAAAAGTAGaattaccaccactactGTAGCTGATGGTAATGAGTCATCGATCAATGGGTCTACTATAAATGGATCATTTTTAGATGGTGGGAAATTGGCTCCACCTAAAAGAGTTGTACGGGCACCTAGTTTATATCTTGAAGATTTgttaaatgataaatcaaaagaGGATAAAGAGGAAGGAGTATAA
- the TOP1 gene encoding DNA topoisomerase, putative (In C. albicans: DNA topoisomerase I; required for wild-type growth and for wild-type mouse virulence;~In S. cerevisiae: Topoisomerase I, nuclear enzyme that relieves torsional strain in DNA by cleaving and re-sealing the phosphodiester backbone; relaxes both positively and negatively supercoiled DNA; functions in replication, transcription, and recombination): protein MSSSDEEDIALTRLAKKSSSITSASTYEDDDEDDIPLAKKSRKKRVESDYEEDYEDDIPLKKRKLSNGRAKQVKKEPKTKSKSTSTKDTKVKKEKTTVKKETKSKKESKTASSTKVKEEPKSQSDSQASVKSETPEEDQGYKWWEANEETDDIIKWQTLEHNGVIFPPPYEPLPSHVKLYYNNKPVNLPPEAEEVAGFYGAMLETDHAKNPVFQKNFFNDFLEVLKECGGCGVEIKDFEKLDFSKMYAHFEKLREEKKAMSKEEKKRIKEEKEKEEEPFKTCYLNGRKELVGNFRIEPPGLFRGRGAHPKTGKLKRRVAPEQVTLNLSKDAKIPEPPAGHQWGEIRHDNEVTWLAMWKENISDSLKYVRFANNSSVKGQSDFKKFETARKLRNYVDDIRKDYTKMLKSEKMQDRQMATAMYLIDVFALRAGGEKGEDEADTVGCCSLRYEHVTLKPPNKVIFDFLGKDSIRFYQEVEVDKQVFKNLRIFKKSPKQPGDDLFDRINPSLVNRQLQYYMKGLTAKVFRTYNASKTMQDQIDLIENEGTVAEKVVKFNAANRTVAILCNHQRTVSKTHGDSIQRINDKLKEFMWQKIRLKKMILQLEPKLKKKDPKYFEEIEDLIKEDIEHIHHTIIKRQREQVKKKLERDNEKLKLEGKPLLTESDIKDKLDKIDELEKEYKKELKTGKPIITKNATVEKLKQQIETLENRILNVSFQLKDKEDNSEVSLGTSKMNYIDPRLTVMFSKKFDVPIEKLFTKTLREKFNWAIESTDENWRF, encoded by the coding sequence ATGAGTTCATCTGACGAAGAAGATATTGCCTTGACCAGACTTGCCAAAAAATCATCTTCTATCACTTCAGCTTCCACTTATGAAGATGacgatgaagatgatatCCCTTTGGCTAAAAAATCTAGGAAGAAGCGGGTTGAGTCTGATTATGAAGAAGACTATGAAGATGATATcccattgaaaaaaagaaagttgTCTAATGGTAGAGCAAAACAAGTTAAAAAAGAACCAAAAACTAAATCTAAATCTACATCCACAAAGGACACCAAAGTtaagaaagagaaaacaaCAGTCAAAAAGGAAACAAAATCTAAAAAGGAGTCTAAAACTGCCAGTAGCACCAAAGTGAAAGAAGAACCAAAATCTCAATCAGATTCACAAGCATCCGTTAAATCGGAAACACCAGAAGAAGATCAAGGGTATAAATGGTGGGAAGCCAATGAAGAAACTGATGATATCATCAAATGGCAAACACTAGAACATAATGGTGTTATATTCCCACCACCATATGAACCATTACCATCACATGTCAAATTGtattataataacaaaCCAGTCAATTTACCTCCAGAAGCAGAAGAAGTTGCAGGTTTCTATGGAGCAATGTTGGAAACTGATCATGCCAAGAATCCAGTATTCCAAaagaatttctttaatgattttttggaAGTTTTAAAAGAATGTGGTGGATGTGGTGTTGAAATTAAAgactttgaaaaattagattTTAGTAAAATGTATGctcattttgaaaaattacgGGAAGAGAAAAAAGCTATGagtaaagaagaaaagaaaagaatcaaagaagaaaaggaaaaagaagaagaacctTTTAAGACTTGTTATCTTAATGGTAGAAAAGAATTAGTTGGGAATTTCCGTATTGAACCTCCAGGTTTATTTCGTGGTCGTGGTGCTCATCCTAAAACTGGTAAATTGAAACGTCGAGTAGCACCAGAACAAGTGACTTTGAATTTGAGTAAAGATGCCAAAATACCTGAACCACCAGCGGGTCATCAATGGGGGGAAATTAGACATGATAATGAAGTCACTTGGTTGGCTATGtggaaagaaaatatatcTGATTCACTCAAATATGTTAGATTTGCTAACAATTCATCAGTTAAAGGTCAATCtgatttcaagaaattcGAAACTGCTAGAAAATTAAGAAATTACGTTGATGATATTAGAAAAGATTATACCAAAATGTTGAAATCGGAAAAAATGCAAGATAGACAAATGGCCACTGCTATGTACCTTATTGATGTTTTCGCATTGAGAGCTGGTGGTGAAAAAGGTGAAGATGAAGCTGATActgttggttgttgttcattAAGATATGAACATGTAACTTTAAAACCACCAAATAAAgttatatttgatttcttgggtaaagattcaattagattttatcaagaagttgaagttgataaacaagttttcaaaaatctacgaattttcaaaaaatctCCCAAACAACCTGgtgatgatttatttgatcGTATAAACCCTTCATTAGTTAACCGACAATTGCAATATTATATGAAAGGTTTGACAGCAAAAGTGTTCCGTACATATAATGCGTCGAAAACCATGCAagatcaaattgatttgattgaaaatgaagGTACTGTGGCAGAAAAAGTAGTTAAATTCAATGCTGCTAATAGAACTGTGGCCATTTTATGTAATCACCAGCGTACGGTCAGTAAAACTCATGGTGACAGTATTCAAAGAatcaatgataaattaaaagaatttatGTGGCAAAAAATAAgattaaagaaaatgatattaCAATTAGAAcctaaattgaaaaagaaagatcctaaatattttgaagaaattgaagatttaatcaaagaagatattgaacatattcatcatactattattaaaagaCAACGTGAAcaagttaaaaaaaaattagaacGTGATAAtgagaaattgaaacttgAAGGTAAACCATTATTGACAGAATCAGATATCAAAGATAAATTGGATAAAATAgatgaattagaaaaagaatataaaaaagaattgaaaacagGTAAACCAATAATTACTAAAAATGCTACGGTGgagaaattaaaacaacaaattgaaactcTTGAAAATAGAATTCTTAATGTTTCATTCCAAttaaaagataaagaaGATAATTCAGAAGTTTCTTTAGGTACTTCgaaaatgaattatattgatCCAAGATTAACAGTTATGttttccaaaaaatttgatgtgccaattgaaaaattgtttactAAGACTCTAAGAGAAAAGTTCAATTGGGCTATTGAATCAACCGATGAAAATTGGAGATTTTAG
- the CAN1 gene encoding basic amino acids permease, putative (In S. cerevisiae: plasma membrane arginine permease, requires phosphatidyl ethanolamine (PE) for localization, exclusively associated with lipid rafts; mutation confers canavanine resistance) gives MSEDYEKYRMGSSNETHQRSIQPITSSISKSNEKTKQQTDFVQDSDIIETSSINDEFGEVKRDLKARHVSMIAIGGTIGTGLFISTGSLLHTTGPVMSLISFLFVTTICFSVTQSLGEMATYIPISGSFAQFVTRWVSKSCGAANGWLYWFSWAVTFGLELSVVGQVIQFWTDAVPLAAWISIFFVILTIFNFFPVKFYGEVEFWIASIKIIAVFGWILYAFIMVCGAGKTGPVGFRYWRNGYAWGDGILVNNNGKYVAAFVSGLINSIFTFQGTELVAVTAGEASPRALRSAIRKVMFRILVFYVLCMLFMGLLVPYNDPKLTEDGGFTRNSPFLIAMENSGTKVLPHIFNAVIVTTIISAGNSNIYSGSRILYGLAQAGVAPKIFLKTNKGGVPYFAVAFTAAFGALGYLACSNQGNKAFTWLLNITATAGLISWGFISVSHIRFMKTLQRRGISRDTLPFKAFFMPFSAYYGMVVCFIVVLIQGFTVFWDFNASDFFTAYISVILFVIMWIGFHFFFFGFGKDSFKMSNILVPLDDCDIDTGVRDINDAEFDVPPPKNAWDKFWAIVA, from the coding sequence ATGTCAGAAGATTATGAGAAATATAGAATGGGCAGTTCAAATGAGACCCATCAAAGATCCATACAACCAAtaacatcatcaattagtaaatcaaatgaaaaaaccaaacaacaaactGATTTTGTTCAAGATTCAGATATAATAGAAACTTCCAGtataaatgatgaatttggtGAAGTTAAAAGAGATTTGAAAGCCAGGCATGTTTCTATGATTGCCATTGGTGGTACCATTGGTACTGGGTTATTTATATCTACTGGTTCTTTGCTTCATACTACTGGTCCAGTAATGTCattgatttcatttttatttgtcaCAACAATTTGCTTTTCCGTGACTCAATCACTTGGTGAAATGGCCACATATATTCCAATTTCTGGGTCCTTTGCTCAATTCGTTACTAGATGGGTGTCTAAAAGTTGTGGTGCTGCTAATGGTTGGTTATATTGGTTCTCATGGGCCGTCACTTTTGGATTAGAATTATCGGTTGTCGGTCAAGTTATTCAATTCTGGACTGATGCCGTGCCATTAGCTGCTTGGATTTCCATATTTTTCGTTATTTTGactattttcaattttttcccAGTGAAATTTTATGGGGAAGTTGAATTTTGGATTGCTTCGATAAAAATTATCGCCGTTTTCGGTTGGATCCTTTATGCTTTTATCATGGTATGCGGTGCTGGTAAAACTGGCCCAGTAGGATTCCGTTATTGGCGGAATGGGTATGCTTGGGGTGATGGTATTTTGGTTAACAATAATGGTAAATATGTTGCGGCTTTCGTCAGTGGTCTTATTAATTCCATTTTCACTTTCCAAGGTACTGAATTGGTTGCAGTCACTGCTGGTGAAGCATCACCAAGAGCTCTTAGAAGTGCAATCCGTAAAGTTATGTTCAGAATCTTGGTTTTCTATGTCTTGTGTATGCTTTTTATGGGTCTTTTGGTTCCTTACAATGACCCCAAACTTACTGAAGATGGTGGTTTCACAAGAAACTCTCCATTTCTTATTGCCATGGAAAATTCAGGTACCAAAGTTTTACCACACATTTTCAATGCTGTAATTGTCACAACAATTATTTCTGCCGGTAATTCCAATATTTATTCTGGATCTCGTATCCTCTACGGTTTAGCTCAAGCTGGTGTTGCTCCTAAAATTTTCCTTAAAACCAATAAAGGTGGTGTTCCATACTTTGCTGTGGCATTCACAGCAGCATTTGGTGCATTGGGCTATTTGGCATGTTCCAATCAAGGTAATAAAGCTTTCACTTGGCTTTTGAATATCACTGCTACTGCCGGGTTAATTTCATGGGGGTTCATTTCAGTAAGTCACATCAGATTCATGAAAACTCTTCAAAGAAGAGGAATTAGTAGAGATACCCTACCTTTCAAAGCTTTCTTTATGCCATTTAGTGCTTATTATGGTATGgttgtttgtttcattGTTGTGTTGATTCAAGGATTCACGGTGTTTTGGGATTTCAATGCTAGTGATTTCTTCACAGCTTATATTTCTGTCATATTATTCGTTATTATGTGGATTGGATTccactttttcttttttggatttggtAAAGATTCTTTTAAAATGAGCAACATTTTGGTGCCTTTGGATGATTGTGACATCGATACTGGTGTAAGAGATATTAATGATGCTGAGTTTGATGTTCCACCACCAAAGAATGCTTGGGATAAGTTCTGGGCTATTGTTGCATAG
- the HAL21 gene encoding 3'(2'),5 bisphosphonucleoside 3'(2')-phosphohydrolase, putative (Similar to S. cerevisiae MET22 (HAL2);~In S. cerevisiae: bisphosphate-3'-nucleotidase, involved in salt tolerance and methionine biogenesis; dephosphorylates 3'-phosphoadenosine-5'-phosphate and 3'-phosphoadenosine-5'-phosphosulfate, intermediates of the sulfate assimilation pathway): MKSFFLLTLSILLISLLVTYKPLTTKLNLFTRFISMSHSTHPYQKELEVATLAVKRASLLTKQLSDSIVQTAKSGTLTKDDKSPVTIGDFASQAIINHAIKLNFAEDEIVGEEDSQELQENSSLADQVLNLITKIQQETSGYNDIVGTLTDKKKVFQSIDYGNSQGGSKGRFWALDPIDGTKGFLRGDQFAVCLALIEDGEVVLGVIGCPNLSEHIVSNEEHSGIVGGLYSAIKGVGSFYSELFKEGAEPLSQQRPIKMQNHTHPNQLKVVEGVEKGHSSHSTQAEIKGKLGFDPTTVANQTINLDSQVKYCVLASGQADIYLRLPVSDTYREKIWDHAAGNILIYESGGQVGDVTGAPLNFGKGRTLDSKGVIAANKEIFAKVIDAVTEVRK; this comes from the coding sequence ATGAAATCATTCTTCCTCTTAACACTCTCCATATTGCTCATCTCACTACTTGTCACATATAAACCCCTCACCACCAAACTAAATTTATTCACTCGTTTCATTTCGATGTCCCATTCTACCCACCCATACCAGAAGGAGCTTGAAGTTGCAACTTTAGCTGTCAAGCGTGCATCATTGCTCACCAAACAATTGAGTGATTCTATTGTGCAGACTGCCAAGTCGGGGACACTCACCAAAGACGACAAGTCACCTGTCACCATTGGAGACTTTGCCCTGCAGGCGATCATCAATCATGCCATTAAATTGAACTTCGCTGAGGACGAAATTGTTGGTGAAGAAGATTCACAGGAGTTACAGGAAAACAGCAGTTTAGCTGACCAagtattgaatttaatcaCCAAGATCCAACAAGAAACTAGCGGATACAACGATATTGTTGGGACGTTGACGGACAAGAAGAAAGTATTTCAAAGCATTGATTATGGGAATTCGCAAGGAGGACTGAAGGGAAGATTCTGGGCATTAGACCCAATTGACGGGACTAAAGGGTTTCTCCGAGGTGATCAATTTGCTGTGTGTCTTGCGTTGATTGAAGATGGAGAAGTTGTGTTGGGTGTAATTGGGTGTCCAAATTTACTGGAACACATTGTGTCGAACGAAGAACACTCAGGGATTGTTGGTGGATTGTATTCTGCCATAAAAGGAGTTGGTTCTTTCTACAGTGAGTTGTTCAAAGAAGGTGCTGAGCCATTGTCACAACAAAGACCCATCAAAATGCAAAACCATACACACCCTAACCAGTTGAAGGTCGTTGAAGGTGTCGAGAAAGGTCATTCTTCTCATTCAACGCAAGCTGAAATCAAAGGCAAGTTAGGATTTGATCCAACCACCGTGGCAAATCAAACTATCAATCTCGACTCGCAAGTCAAGTACTGTGTGTTGGCCAGTGGACAGGCAGATATTTATCTCAGATTGCCAGTGAGCGACACATACCGTGAGAAAATCTGGGACCATGCAGCTGGtaatattttaatatatGAGAGTGGTGGCCAAGTAGGCGATGTTACTGGAGCACCATTAAATTTTGGTAAGGGAAGAACATTGGATTCTAAAGGTGTGATTGCTGCTAACAAAGAGATATTTGCAAAGGTTATAGATGCTGTTACTGAAGTGAGAAAGTAA